A genomic stretch from Deinococcus ruber includes:
- a CDS encoding enoyl-CoA hydratase-related protein, producing the protein MSSEPRITTERRGPVLLMGLNRPAKGNAFDIAMLHGLADAFTQLEDDAGLRCGVVFAHGALFTGGLDLTDVAPALATGALALPPETVDP; encoded by the coding sequence ATGTCTTCAGAACCCCGTATTACCACCGAACGCCGTGGCCCCGTCCTGCTGATGGGCCTGAACCGCCCGGCCAAAGGCAACGCTTTTGACATCGCCATGCTGCACGGTCTGGCCGACGCCTTCACGCAGCTCGAAGACGACGCAGGCCTGCGCTGCGGGGTCGTGTTTGCCCACGGTGCGCTGTTTACCGGGGGCCTCGACCTCACCGATGTGGCTCCGGCCCTTGCCACAGGGGCACTGGCTCTGCCGCCGGAAACAGTCGATCCGTGA
- a CDS encoding arginine--tRNA ligase: MDFKHSLKQAVENAARTLGADIEVVIQETPPGKPGDYGTPAAFLLAKALRQNPAAIAGQLASSVVLPDGIARAEALGPYLNFFVDAGAFVRGVVQEKPVLSVASGKVVIEHTSVNPNKELHVGHVRNVTLGDSMARIFRAAGHEVEVQNYIDDTGRQAAESLYAQQHYGLHWDGEQKYDHFVGEGYVRLNADPQKAELEPGIREIIHRLETGELRSEIEKIVAAHLQTCFRLGARYDLLNWESDVVGSGFLSSAMNILKDSRYTSHPQKGKFAGAFVMDVSEFMPGLEEPKVVLMRSDGSAMYAAKDIGYQFWKFGLFEGMKFEPFFADPEGKMIWTSHPQGQPDTQRRFGHAEEVINVIDSRQEHPQKVVKASLGVAGHPEQEARSIHLSYAFVTFEGQTISGRRGIGVSADDVMDEAEVRVTALMQTLKPEIVGTDEGREIVRRISIGAIRFAMLKSEPTRTLDFRWDQALALQGDTAPYVQYAAVRASNILKKAAEAGYSAEGADWSLITPLELELAKVVERFPAVVNTSVRIHSPHVVAQYALDLATAFNGWYNARGADGKPATNVLQSPAGLREARLALVQRLRAAMEEALDLLGIQIPSAM, encoded by the coding sequence ATGGATTTCAAGCACTCGCTCAAACAGGCCGTCGAGAATGCCGCCCGCACGCTGGGCGCAGACATCGAAGTGGTCATTCAGGAAACGCCCCCCGGCAAGCCCGGCGACTACGGCACGCCTGCCGCCTTTCTGCTGGCAAAGGCGCTGCGCCAGAACCCCGCCGCCATCGCGGGTCAGCTCGCGTCGAGCGTGGTGCTTCCAGACGGCATCGCCCGTGCCGAGGCGCTGGGGCCGTACCTCAATTTCTTCGTGGATGCCGGGGCCTTCGTGCGCGGCGTGGTGCAGGAAAAACCCGTGCTGAGCGTGGCATCGGGCAAAGTGGTGATCGAGCATACCAGCGTGAACCCCAACAAGGAACTGCACGTCGGGCATGTGCGGAACGTGACGCTGGGCGACAGCATGGCCCGCATCTTCCGGGCGGCAGGCCACGAGGTCGAGGTGCAGAATTACATCGACGACACCGGCAGGCAGGCCGCCGAGAGCCTGTATGCCCAGCAGCACTACGGTCTGCACTGGGACGGCGAGCAGAAATACGATCATTTCGTGGGCGAAGGCTACGTGCGCCTGAATGCCGATCCGCAGAAAGCCGAGCTGGAACCGGGCATCCGCGAGATCATTCACCGGCTCGAAACCGGAGAGCTGAGAAGTGAAATCGAGAAGATCGTGGCGGCGCACCTCCAGACCTGTTTCCGGCTGGGCGCACGCTACGACCTGCTGAACTGGGAATCGGACGTGGTGGGCAGCGGCTTTCTGAGCAGCGCCATGAACATCCTGAAAGACTCGCGCTATACCAGTCACCCGCAAAAGGGCAAATTCGCCGGAGCCTTCGTGATGGACGTGTCGGAGTTTATGCCAGGCCTGGAAGAACCCAAGGTGGTGCTGATGCGCTCGGACGGCAGCGCCATGTATGCCGCCAAAGACATCGGGTATCAGTTCTGGAAGTTCGGCCTGTTCGAGGGCATGAAGTTCGAGCCATTTTTCGCGGACCCCGAAGGCAAGATGATCTGGACGAGCCACCCGCAGGGCCAGCCCGACACGCAGCGGCGTTTTGGGCATGCTGAGGAGGTCATCAACGTGATCGACTCGCGCCAGGAGCACCCGCAGAAGGTGGTAAAGGCCAGCCTGGGCGTGGCGGGCCACCCCGAGCAGGAAGCCCGCAGCATCCACCTGTCCTACGCCTTCGTGACTTTCGAGGGCCAGACGATCAGCGGGCGCAGGGGCATCGGCGTGAGTGCCGACGATGTGATGGACGAGGCCGAAGTGCGCGTCACGGCGCTGATGCAGACGCTGAAGCCGGAAATCGTGGGCACCGACGAAGGCCGCGAGATCGTGCGGCGCATCTCCATCGGGGCGATCCGCTTCGCCATGCTGAAGAGCGAGCCGACCCGCACCCTCGACTTCCGCTGGGATCAGGCGCTGGCCCTTCAGGGCGATACCGCGCCGTATGTACAGTACGCGGCGGTCCGCGCATCCAACATCCTGAAGAAAGCGGCAGAGGCGGGGTACAGCGCCGAAGGTGCCGACTGGAGCCTGATTACTCCGCTGGAACTGGAACTTGCCAAGGTGGTCGAGCGCTTCCCAGCGGTGGTGAACACCTCCGTTCGCATTCACAGCCCGCATGTGGTGGCGCAGTACGCGCTTGATCTGGCGACAGCTTTCAACGGCTGGTACAACGCCCGAGGAGCAGACGGAAAGCCCGCCACCAACGTGCTGCAATCGCCCGCTGGTCTGCGCGAAGCCCGCCTCGCTCTGGTGCAGCGCCTGCGGGCAGCGATGGAAGAAGCGCTCGATCTGCTCGGCATTCAGATTCCCAGCGCGATGTAA
- a CDS encoding metallophosphoesterase family protein, with protein MRLAILSDIHGNIHALTSVKRFLNEHAITQVIVLGDLVGYGASPGPVIDFVRREGWTCSLGSSDARVAFDMQRSERRGVADTVLAWTAQTLAPEQMDFLRRLPAGGRTNTPVGRLRYFHGSPYDLDQRIDLMGQEREMEALAEQLGARVVVAGGTHVPFVRHVAETTFIDPGSVGLSLNHEPGADVVILELQGLRPKVSLHKVPYDYHSAAFDIMAWSLPPVIAEVIKTGKMG; from the coding sequence GTGAGACTGGCTATTCTGAGTGATATTCACGGCAATATTCATGCGTTGACATCGGTCAAGCGCTTTCTGAACGAACACGCCATTACACAGGTCATTGTCCTGGGAGATCTGGTGGGATACGGAGCCAGTCCGGGGCCGGTCATCGATTTCGTGCGGCGTGAGGGCTGGACGTGCAGCCTGGGCAGCAGCGACGCGCGGGTGGCCTTCGATATGCAGCGGAGTGAGCGGCGCGGCGTGGCCGATACCGTGCTCGCCTGGACAGCGCAGACACTCGCGCCCGAGCAGATGGATTTTCTGCGGCGTCTGCCCGCCGGGGGCCGCACCAATACGCCGGTCGGACGTCTGCGGTACTTTCACGGCTCGCCCTACGATCTCGATCAGCGCATCGACCTGATGGGTCAGGAACGCGAGATGGAAGCGCTGGCCGAGCAACTCGGGGCGCGGGTGGTGGTGGCGGGCGGCACCCATGTTCCGTTCGTGCGCCACGTGGCAGAAACGACCTTTATCGATCCCGGTTCGGTGGGCCTGTCGCTCAATCACGAACCCGGAGCCGACGTGGTGATTCTAGAACTCCAGGGCCTGCGCCCGAAAGTGTCGCTGCACAAGGTGCCCTACGATTATCATTCGGCGGCCTTCGACATCATGGCCTGGAGCCTGCCGCCGGTCATTGCCGAGGTCATAAAGACCGGCAAGATGGGGTAA
- the lnt gene encoding apolipoprotein N-acyltransferase, whose product MAESLRYSGPVRQLRSSVPFVLLCLLLGAVLGLCGLPLPWSFLTPLPLAGVLWLAASAAPPRQVAGRLFWIMTAYFAVQLWWLTQFMVQLSGMPWGGVLVLPLFLIEGGFWALLGWLAARAVRDPLARVWALAGGWVLLEWLRTLGPLAFPWSGMGATLLPTPLSQTADVWGALGLSVLVVVTAASVVSLAYRRWRMPVLTLLLWVGGSVYGLTRSAAAGTEGRALLVRTDFDSFGRASGSLGFEQQFQRLLQLSQARQPGELTIWSETAIINAPDLLRAPAPGIYGVYSSAGGNTAQSWDGTSPGSVVYTKLKPVPFGEFFPFSGPLNALYTWIFHLFGIPNFDPPPSGNAAEPLRLNGVLYGTYICYDSIFSWVARQMVLGGAQVLVNVSNDGWYQGWGVTQHFQMGRLRAIETRRWVLRSVNKGVLGVIDDLGRPVSTLDSGEGVLHARYQLLGGQTLYVKLGDLPALLGALALLLLAWRTQRRASRWR is encoded by the coding sequence ATGGCAGAGTCCCTGCGCTACAGTGGGCCGGTGCGCCAACTCCGCTCCTCCGTACCATTCGTGCTGCTGTGCCTGCTGCTGGGCGCAGTTCTGGGCCTGTGTGGGCTGCCGCTGCCCTGGAGCTTTCTGACGCCACTGCCACTGGCAGGTGTGCTGTGGCTGGCTGCCAGTGCCGCCCCCCCCAGACAGGTGGCCGGGCGGCTGTTCTGGATCATGACGGCCTATTTCGCGGTGCAGCTGTGGTGGCTGACGCAGTTCATGGTGCAGCTTTCGGGGATGCCCTGGGGCGGCGTACTGGTGCTGCCGCTGTTTCTGATCGAAGGCGGCTTCTGGGCGCTGCTGGGATGGCTGGCCGCCCGCGCCGTTCGTGATCCGCTCGCCCGCGTGTGGGCACTGGCGGGCGGCTGGGTGCTGCTGGAATGGCTGCGAACCCTGGGGCCGCTGGCCTTTCCGTGGTCGGGGATGGGCGCGACCCTGCTGCCCACGCCGCTCAGCCAGACCGCCGACGTGTGGGGCGCACTCGGCCTGAGCGTATTGGTGGTCGTCACGGCGGCCAGTGTGGTCAGCCTGGCGTATCGCCGCTGGCGGATGCCCGTGCTGACGCTGCTGCTGTGGGTGGGGGGGAGCGTGTACGGTCTGACGCGTTCTGCCGCCGCTGGCACCGAGGGCCGCGCCCTGCTCGTCCGCACCGACTTCGACTCGTTCGGGCGGGCCAGCGGCAGCCTCGGCTTCGAGCAGCAGTTTCAGCGCCTGCTTCAGCTTTCACAGGCGCGGCAACCGGGCGAACTCACCATCTGGAGCGAAACGGCCATCATCAATGCCCCCGATCTGCTGCGTGCCCCGGCTCCCGGAATCTACGGCGTCTACAGCAGTGCCGGGGGAAATACCGCCCAGAGCTGGGACGGTACCTCGCCCGGCAGCGTGGTCTATACCAAGCTCAAGCCAGTGCCGTTCGGAGAATTCTTTCCGTTCTCGGGGCCACTAAACGCGCTGTATACCTGGATTTTTCACCTGTTCGGCATTCCGAATTTCGATCCACCCCCCAGCGGAAATGCCGCTGAGCCGCTGCGTCTGAACGGCGTGCTGTACGGCACCTACATCTGCTATGACAGTATCTTTTCCTGGGTGGCCCGTCAGATGGTGCTGGGCGGCGCTCAGGTGCTGGTCAATGTGAGCAACGACGGCTGGTATCAGGGGTGGGGCGTCACGCAGCATTTTCAGATGGGACGGCTGCGAGCCATCGAAACGCGGCGCTGGGTACTGCGGAGCGTGAACAAAGGCGTGCTGGGTGTGATCGACGATCTGGGCCGCCCGGTGTCCACGCTGGACAGCGGCGAAGGTGTGCTGCACGCCCGCTATCAGTTGCTCGGCGGTCAGACACTGTATGTGAAGCTGGGCGATCTGCCCGCGCTGCTGGGCGCACTGGCGCTGCTGCTGCTGGCGTGGCGAACGCAGCGAAGGGCAAGCAGGTGGCGCTGA
- a CDS encoding Rad52/Rad22 family DNA repair protein, protein MKLSDVQRRLQAPFSSHLVGWKPTAFTKDRSRALLLAYVDARTVQDRLDAICPDAWSFEIEVIPGTTSPTVKGRLTVLGVAREDIGEAGEGEYGTLKAAASDALKRCAVQFGIGRYLYDLPKTWADWNDAKREPLHTPELPEWARPDFERSPGGAHIVQAMDQLRYEIPVDLDLQREVYRHLKAALQSLEPESGRAA, encoded by the coding sequence ATGAAGCTAAGCGATGTCCAGAGACGATTGCAGGCCCCGTTCTCCTCGCATCTGGTCGGGTGGAAGCCAACCGCTTTCACCAAGGATCGTAGCCGGGCGCTGCTGCTGGCGTATGTCGATGCCCGCACGGTGCAGGACCGACTGGACGCCATCTGCCCCGATGCCTGGAGTTTTGAAATCGAGGTGATTCCCGGCACCACCTCCCCCACTGTCAAGGGCCGCCTGACCGTACTGGGCGTCGCACGTGAGGACATTGGCGAGGCGGGCGAGGGTGAGTACGGCACGCTGAAGGCAGCTGCCTCGGACGCCCTGAAGCGCTGCGCGGTGCAGTTCGGCATCGGGCGCTATCTGTATGACCTGCCCAAGACCTGGGCCGACTGGAACGACGCCAAGCGCGAGCCGCTGCACACGCCAGAGCTGCCGGAATGGGCGCGGCCCGACTTCGAACGCAGCCCCGGCGGCGCTCATATCGTGCAGGCGATGGATCAGCTCCGCTATGAAATTCCGGTCGATCTCGATCTTCAGCGCGAGGTGTACCGCCACCTCAAGGCCGCGCTTCAGAGCCTCGAACCCGAATCGGGCCGCGCCGCATGA
- a CDS encoding Cof-type HAD-IIB family hydrolase: protein MLGLTCIDVDGTLVGSSNEVLPQVWDAAERAVAAGMHLCLCSGRPAFGKALEYARRLDPHGWHVFQNGASVVNMETGESMSEGLPHDLLLELVEKSRKLGRILEVYTDSEYAVESTERMAVDHAALLGVPYVQRDPLSLTGQIVRVQWVVPIAETEAVLAESHEGLSLHPAGSPAMPDTMFISVTREGVSKASAVRNVAAKYHLQLSDVMMVGDGENDVSVMNEVGHPVAMGNAVAGALAASRYTVGSVEDAGLVEALDLALKLERTDVLPVG from the coding sequence ATGTTGGGTCTGACCTGTATCGATGTCGATGGAACCCTGGTGGGTTCGAGCAATGAAGTGCTGCCGCAGGTCTGGGACGCTGCGGAGCGGGCCGTGGCAGCAGGCATGCACCTGTGCCTGTGCAGCGGGCGGCCTGCCTTCGGGAAGGCGCTGGAGTATGCGCGGCGGCTCGATCCACACGGCTGGCACGTGTTCCAGAACGGAGCCAGTGTGGTGAATATGGAAACTGGCGAGTCGATGAGCGAGGGCCTGCCGCACGATCTGCTGCTGGAACTGGTCGAGAAGTCGCGGAAGCTGGGGCGCATTCTGGAGGTCTATACCGACAGCGAGTACGCGGTGGAATCCACCGAGCGTATGGCGGTCGATCATGCCGCGCTGCTGGGGGTGCCGTACGTGCAGCGCGACCCGCTGAGCCTGACCGGGCAGATCGTCAGAGTGCAGTGGGTCGTGCCGATTGCCGAAACCGAAGCGGTGCTGGCCGAGTCACACGAGGGCCTGAGTCTGCATCCGGCAGGCAGTCCGGCCATGCCCGACACCATGTTCATCAGCGTGACGCGGGAAGGCGTGAGCAAGGCGTCGGCGGTTCGCAACGTAGCTGCCAAATACCATCTGCAACTGAGCGACGTGATGATGGTGGGCGACGGCGAAAACGACGTATCGGTGATGAACGAGGTCGGGCATCCGGTGGCGATGGGCAACGCGGTTGCCGGAGCGCTGGCAGCCTCGCGCTACACGGTCGGCAGCGTGGAAGACGCCGGACTGGTCGAAGCGCTGGATCTGGCGCTGAAGCTGGAACGGACCGACGTGCTCCCAGTCGGCTGA
- a CDS encoding IPT/TIG domain-containing protein — MRVFFLSSLLTVGAVGLGLTSCAPAAQVAGVTVTPVLIKLSPAAARGENVTVQGRYLGGPATSKVLLGADGNGAGGYAIPASAVVSWTDSQIVFTVPSNAPVGGSWLYVEVGGMRSTGLPFSVRQ, encoded by the coding sequence ATGCGCGTGTTCTTTCTGAGTTCTTTACTCACCGTCGGTGCGGTGGGGCTGGGCCTCACGTCCTGCGCTCCGGCGGCACAGGTGGCGGGCGTCACCGTGACCCCGGTCCTGATCAAACTCTCCCCCGCTGCGGCTCGCGGTGAAAATGTCACGGTGCAGGGCCGCTATCTGGGTGGGCCTGCCACCTCGAAAGTGCTGCTCGGAGCCGATGGAAATGGCGCTGGCGGTTACGCCATCCCGGCCTCGGCCGTGGTGAGCTGGACCGACAGCCAGATCGTCTTCACCGTGCCCAGCAATGCTCCGGTGGGCGGCAGCTGGCTGTACGTGGAAGTGGGCGGAATGCGCTCGACCGGTCTGCCGTTCAGCGTTCGGCAGTAA
- the hisS gene encoding histidine--tRNA ligase: protein MALQRPKGTQDHLPDGSPKLSSEISSSAFRHVTQTARTVLERAGASFIATPIFEESELVTRGVGGSTDIVRKEMFKVFYAGDHGGFVMRPEGTAGIVRAYIQNGLKQLPAPLKLWTHGPMFRAENVQKGRLRQFHQVDYEVIGSADALVDAEAIWLMVEVVRELGLSGVQVKLGSIGDPSDRETYNAYLKELFTPHAERLSDDSKDRLTRNPMRILDSKSATDQGIIAELNVRPMLDFLGEEAAAHFAQVRAYLDAWGVAYEVDPSIVRGLDYYRRTAWELHHQNIGAKSALGGGGRYDGLAAELGGPDTPGIGWAFGIERILIALEAEGIQIPTSAGPVIYIAALDAEYVPLAAKAALSLRASMRAEFGYKHQKPGNAFREGERRGATYTALIGSDEAATGTLAVKHLGTGEQSAVKLEELAEFLTTDS from the coding sequence ATGGCGTTACAACGACCCAAAGGCACCCAGGATCACCTCCCAGACGGCAGTCCGAAGCTCAGTTCAGAAATCAGCAGCAGTGCGTTTCGCCATGTGACACAGACGGCGCGTACCGTGCTGGAGCGGGCTGGAGCCAGTTTTATCGCCACGCCGATCTTCGAGGAATCCGAACTGGTGACGCGGGGCGTGGGTGGCAGTACGGACATTGTCCGCAAGGAGATGTTCAAGGTGTTCTATGCGGGCGACCACGGCGGGTTTGTCATGCGTCCGGAAGGCACTGCGGGCATCGTGCGGGCATACATCCAGAACGGCCTCAAGCAGCTGCCAGCGCCGCTCAAGCTCTGGACGCACGGCCCGATGTTCAGAGCTGAAAATGTTCAGAAAGGCCGTCTGCGTCAGTTTCATCAGGTGGATTACGAGGTGATCGGTTCGGCAGACGCGCTCGTTGATGCCGAGGCGATCTGGCTGATGGTGGAAGTGGTCAGGGAACTGGGGCTGAGTGGCGTGCAGGTCAAACTGGGCAGCATCGGCGACCCGAGTGACCGCGAAACCTACAACGCGTACCTGAAGGAACTGTTCACGCCGCACGCCGAGCGCCTGTCGGATGACAGCAAAGACCGCCTGACGCGCAATCCGATGCGAATTCTGGATTCCAAGAGCGCGACCGATCAGGGCATCATCGCGGAACTGAACGTCCGGCCCATGCTCGACTTTCTGGGCGAGGAAGCGGCGGCCCACTTTGCTCAGGTGCGGGCGTATCTGGATGCCTGGGGCGTGGCTTACGAGGTCGATCCCAGCATCGTGCGCGGGCTGGATTATTACCGCCGCACCGCCTGGGAGCTGCACCACCAGAACATCGGCGCGAAATCGGCGCTGGGCGGGGGTGGGCGCTATGACGGACTGGCCGCCGAGCTGGGCGGGCCGGACACGCCGGGCATCGGCTGGGCGTTCGGCATCGAGCGCATTCTGATCGCGCTGGAGGCGGAAGGCATTCAGATACCTACCAGTGCAGGCCCGGTCATCTATATCGCCGCGCTGGACGCCGAATACGTGCCGCTGGCGGCGAAGGCGGCGCTGTCGCTGCGTGCCAGTATGCGGGCGGAGTTCGGCTACAAGCACCAGAAACCCGGCAATGCGTTTCGCGAGGGCGAGCGCCGGGGGGCGACATATACGGCGCTGATCGGCTCCGACGAGGCGGCGACGGGCACGCTGGCGGTCAAGCACCTGGGAACGGGCGAGCAGAGCGCCGTGAAACTGGAGGAACTGGCCGAATTTCTGACCACCGACTCGTAA
- a CDS encoding diacylglycerol/lipid kinase family protein, producing MRILVLFNPKSGKGKSTVMQCAELLRSAGCEVVVRELGPQLPVQDAVHDVVSFQRVIAAGGDGTVSSVAYALRYKNVPVLAYPAGTANLIALNLGMPDHPAALAELVLQGHAVRVDLGELETGGQTCGFAMLAGAGADAHMIRESEDLKARFGVLAYIFSALKQLNPRRTTFSLVVDGVPRHIDGIGVMIANFGKASYGLPIQGAINPSDGRFMVIVLKAGNVLQLLPNVIDSVRSRLNLGDPIFAGNGSVETFAARELSVEAAEPFPLQYDGELHEETTPFTARVLPGAIRFVTAPGSTDLST from the coding sequence ATGCGTATTCTCGTACTTTTCAATCCAAAATCGGGGAAGGGCAAGAGCACCGTGATGCAGTGCGCCGAGCTGCTGCGTTCTGCGGGCTGTGAGGTGGTGGTGCGGGAACTGGGGCCGCAGCTGCCAGTTCAGGACGCCGTGCACGACGTCGTCAGCTTCCAGCGGGTGATCGCGGCGGGCGGAGACGGCACGGTCAGCAGCGTGGCCTACGCGCTCAGATACAAAAATGTGCCGGTGCTGGCGTATCCGGCAGGCACCGCCAACCTGATCGCGCTCAATTTGGGCATGCCCGACCATCCGGCGGCCCTGGCCGAACTGGTGCTCCAGGGGCACGCCGTCCGGGTGGATCTGGGCGAACTGGAAACCGGGGGCCAGACCTGCGGCTTCGCGATGCTGGCCGGGGCCGGGGCCGACGCGCACATGATCCGCGAGAGCGAAGACCTGAAAGCCCGCTTCGGCGTCCTGGCGTATATCTTCAGCGCCCTGAAACAGCTCAACCCGCGCCGCACCACCTTCTCGCTGGTGGTGGACGGCGTGCCGCGCCACATCGACGGCATCGGCGTGATGATCGCCAACTTCGGCAAGGCCAGCTACGGCCTGCCGATTCAGGGAGCCATCAATCCGTCTGATGGCCGCTTCATGGTCATCGTGCTCAAGGCTGGCAACGTGCTTCAGCTGCTGCCAAATGTGATCGACAGCGTTCGCAGCCGCCTGAATCTGGGAGATCCGATCTTCGCGGGAAACGGCTCGGTCGAAACCTTCGCGGCCCGTGAACTGAGCGTCGAGGCCGCCGAGCCGTTTCCGCTGCAATACGACGGCGAACTGCACGAGGAAACCACGCCCTTCACCGCCCGCGTGCTGCCGGGCGCGATTCGCTTCGTGACCGCGCCCGGCAGCACCGATCTGAGTACCTGA
- the aspS gene encoding aspartate--tRNA ligase produces MKRTHYVADLRPQHAGQTVTLAGWVNRVRDFPGQYFVILRDRSGIVQVTVEQDNPAYSVAGELKAEYVVEVTGTVRERGEAQRTDAYPTGGIEIVPSEIRLLNRAATPAFQVDGSPINVGEDIRLKFRYLDLRRREMQDVLRLRSRVQAEITRFLDGEGFVNVETPMLTRSTPEGARDFLVPSRLSQGEFYALPQSPQLFKQLLMIAGLDRYFQFARCFRDEDLRADRQPDFTQLDMEMSFVELDDVLELNEALLRHVFQAVLNVELPSPFPRISYREAMDRYGSDKPDLRFEHALSDVTALFQGGDFKAFAEAGTVKAMVAPDLTRKQIDELERVAKQNGAKGLGWVKRTPEGFSGGIGKFVAGVADALIGATGVQEGQTLLFSAGEWRPAVEALGAVRNALRDMFDLAADGPRFHISWVTEFPQLDQDPETGTWTYMHHPFTAPHPDDVALFGTPRQGEIRAQAYDLVLNGFEVGGGSIRIHDPEVQAKMFGAIGFTEAAAREKFGFFLDALSSGTPPHGGIAWGFDRLIMLMSGASNIREVIAFPKNNRGLDLMALAPSPVDDAQLAEVGVQVRLPAE; encoded by the coding sequence ATGAAGCGCACCCACTACGTCGCCGACCTCCGCCCCCAGCACGCGGGCCAGACCGTTACGCTGGCTGGCTGGGTCAACCGTGTCCGTGATTTTCCCGGTCAATATTTCGTGATTCTGCGCGACCGCAGCGGCATCGTGCAGGTCACGGTCGAGCAGGATAATCCGGCTTACAGCGTAGCTGGCGAGCTGAAAGCCGAGTACGTGGTGGAAGTGACCGGCACCGTGCGCGAGCGCGGCGAGGCGCAGCGCACCGACGCCTATCCGACCGGTGGCATCGAGATCGTTCCCAGCGAGATTCGGCTGCTCAACCGCGCTGCCACGCCTGCGTTTCAGGTCGATGGCTCCCCGATCAACGTGGGCGAAGACATCCGGCTGAAGTTCCGGTATCTCGACCTGCGCCGCCGCGAAATGCAGGACGTGCTGCGGCTGCGGTCGCGGGTGCAGGCCGAGATTACCCGCTTTCTGGACGGAGAGGGCTTCGTGAACGTCGAAACCCCGATGCTGACGCGCTCCACCCCGGAAGGCGCACGCGATTTCCTGGTTCCGTCGCGCTTGAGCCAGGGCGAGTTCTACGCGCTGCCGCAGTCGCCTCAGCTCTTCAAACAGCTGCTGATGATCGCCGGGCTGGACCGGTACTTCCAGTTTGCCCGCTGCTTCCGCGATGAGGACCTGCGTGCAGACCGTCAGCCTGACTTTACCCAGCTCGATATGGAAATGAGCTTCGTGGAGCTGGATGACGTGCTGGAGCTGAATGAGGCGCTGCTGCGGCACGTGTTTCAGGCGGTGCTGAATGTGGAACTACCCAGCCCGTTCCCGCGCATCTCGTACCGTGAGGCGATGGACCGCTACGGCTCCGACAAGCCCGATCTGCGCTTCGAACACGCCCTGAGCGACGTGACGGCGCTGTTTCAGGGCGGCGACTTCAAGGCATTTGCCGAGGCGGGCACGGTCAAGGCGATGGTGGCGCCCGATCTGACGCGCAAGCAGATCGACGAGCTGGAGCGGGTCGCCAAACAGAACGGTGCAAAGGGACTGGGGTGGGTCAAGCGCACGCCGGAGGGCTTCAGCGGCGGCATCGGCAAATTTGTGGCAGGAGTGGCCGACGCGCTGATCGGAGCGACGGGCGTGCAGGAAGGTCAGACGCTGCTGTTCTCGGCGGGCGAGTGGCGGCCCGCTGTCGAGGCGCTGGGAGCGGTTCGCAACGCCCTGCGCGACATGTTCGACCTCGCGGCGGACGGCCCACGCTTCCATATCAGCTGGGTCACGGAATTCCCGCAGCTCGACCAGGACCCGGAAACAGGCACCTGGACGTATATGCACCACCCTTTCACCGCGCCGCACCCCGACGACGTGGCGCTGTTCGGTACGCCCCGGCAGGGTGAGATTCGCGCCCAGGCGTATGATCTGGTGCTCAACGGCTTCGAGGTCGGGGGCGGCAGCATCCGTATTCACGACCCAGAGGTGCAGGCGAAGATGTTCGGGGCCATCGGCTTTACCGAAGCTGCCGCCCGCGAGAAGTTCGGCTTCTTCCTCGACGCCCTGAGCAGCGGTACGCCTCCGCACGGCGGCATTGCCTGGGGGTTTGATCGCCTGATCATGCTGATGAGCGGCGCATCGAATATCCGCGAGGTGATCGCCTTTCCCAAGAACAACCGGGGGCTGGACCTGATGGCGCTCGCTCCCTCTCCCGTCGACGACGCGCAACTGGCCGAGGTCGGCGTGCAGGTACGTTTACCGGCGGAGTGA